The DNA window atatttttatatttttcttctttctttgcctTGATTAGTGTGATGCTCCTAtaacccttcaatttatttttttcttggaatttcaattcttattttaattgcaattcttttattttaattaattattttaaattaaaattattttcaattttattgtcttttaatctttttaatctcttatatttaattctcaccttttttattgttaatttttttaggtgatCTTTCaagttgatatctttttttgtaatttcattctctgttttttttttctatgaagtttaatccatattttttttattgttgtttttgtatatttttggaacatattttttatttcattcttcaatattaaatttgcttaggaattaaacttttttattgagCTCAGTATATGATTTCATGCATTACAAATTTAGAAGATAAATCAAGATGTAAAAGATTTAACGAAGTTTGCATAGTTTCTCGTACtactaaattaaagttttttttatattattaaaataattgagctTGCCAAATTTGACTTGATGATTTgagtttagaattttttttttttaattttcaacattaaatttagtTATGAGTTGGGATTTTTTGTTTAAACTCCAGTCTAAGATCTAAGATTtcacatattttaaatttagaaaattaaccCATGATGGGAAAATTCACTCATGTTTGcctgattttttatattattaaattagaattgtcttttttttttttacatatgatTGAATTAAATGATCTCATGAAACACAAGCAACTCAATGACttgatttttggatttttttgactTGTTTGGAAACACTTACATTGCcttgacttcttcttttttttatttagttaaaattccTCTAGCCTGTAATGTAGCTCCGATCACTAATCTAGGTTTAtttgtgtcatttttttttctgtctttttagatttaatttattcttctcactttttacttttaatatttacttCATCATGATTGACTTgactttcatgatttgtttataGGTTTCATAGGATTATCACGTTTTCCTGCCTCAAATTACAGGTTTCATAGGTTAACTATAATTGGCCGAAGTCAATTTAACACACTGTcatcttaatatataatttttaaaaacaatgtcaTCTAATATGTCAATATTTAAGtactttaaaagttttttttatgtagcatgtatcaaatttttaactagatgtttttatatttttaaaaaagattttaaaaaaattacccaaCTTATATTttgcaagtaaaaaaaaactagttaagtTCTATTGTTCAACCTCTTAAAACActattaataagataaatatatttaaattaacaaggTGATAATAAATTTGtcaattaaaatgttattatttttttataaaaaaataagcgtATATGCATTGCTGTGTGACCATTTAATTATACTGGGTTATCGGGGTGATAATCTCGGTTTAGgataaaaagatttgaaaattatattttaattaatttagcaaacttaaaaattaagttgtaTAATGCGGACTAGTGTCcgtacaaaaacaaatttccacatttcaaatcaaatgccataataataatataaaaaataaatgtattgaagtaaaaaattataagaaatttgaatttcaaaaacttttctaTAATCAAACAAATCTCAGTAACAATAACAAATGCAAGCACCTCAGCCCATCCCAAACAGTATTACCCCAGGCATGCCGTACTAACTGTCAATCACTTAAATCCAATGGTTCAAAATAACCCATTTTTAACTGTTAATCCCTTAAATCAACGGTACAAACTTGCCCAAAATCACTgctatcttggaaaaaaaaaatcacaactttAGAAACCCTAAAAACCTTCTACTCATCTAAAAATGCATCCTCTATAAATAGCACAAATGATAAATCAGTTGCTCTTCACACTATCTCCCTATCCTTTCTCTATCggtattttgtttgttttgtgattGCAACTCTCTTAACAATCGCGGCCATGTCTGACGAGGAGCAGCACTTCGAGTCAAAAGCTGATGCGGGAGCTTCGAAAACTTACCCTCAACAAGCTGGTACCATTCGCAAGAACGGTTACATTGTCATTAAGAATCGCCCTTGCAAGGTCTGGTTTCCTCATATATctcattttttcctctttttttagatctcttttttttacccttttattttagatcTGTATgtattccttttgttttgtttaattcagTTTCagatttatacatatttttttgtttaattctgTTTCAGATTTATGCACGCCTTTTACATGAATGTTGGTTGGGAatggattatttatttttcttgtgttatgatttattttttgtttagttctGTTTCAGATTTATGCATGCCTTTTATATGAATGCTGGATCGGAATGGGTTTTATTTGtgtgtgttgttttgatttggATTCTTTTCGATAGTGTTTTTAATGGTCTGGAGCTTATCCTCAGTTATGTTCTGTGTTGGATGCGGCAGTGAACTTTACAAGCGAACGTGAAAATAAATAGATCATTTAGATCTGATAATAAACTGTTAagaaaatttgaagtttttttgtcGAATAATAACTTGGGTAAATTAAATTCACAGGCAGAAACCCTACTGCTGGTGTTagttttgtaaggaaaaaaatacataaaaccaACAACATGATCGAACTTTAATTTGGGTTTGatagaataaattatttgagGAACCTGGGATTTTAGGATGGTTGgactaattaatataaatacgAGTTCAGTGGAATCTGCTCATAGGctattagaaattattttgtcTGCTATATTTGGATATTTTTCCATGGAACGTGTTGCAatttttgctatttattttgaaatctgAGGGGCTGTTTGTCGTATGTAATTcattatatcatatttttttaacccaattTAACCATCCTATTGGTTCTTTAGAGATGCTAttgtccttttccttttcattccTCTTATTGGTTTTTTATAACGATTCTTAACGAGGAcatgcttttaattttctttcacaGGTTGTGGAGGTTTCTACCTCTAAAACTGGCAAGCACGGCCATGCCAAATGTCACTTTGTTGCAATTGATATCTTCAATGGAAAAAAGCTTGAAGATATTGTTCCTTCTTCCCACAACTGTGATgtatgcaattttttattttttcttgtatagTTTGTTTTACATGATTTTTC is part of the Populus alba chromosome 10, ASM523922v2, whole genome shotgun sequence genome and encodes:
- the LOC140956042 gene encoding eukaryotic translation initiation factor 5A-like; amino-acid sequence: MSDEEQHFESKADAGASKTYPQQAGTIRKNGYIVIKNRPCKVVEVSTSKTGKHGHAKCHFVAIDIFNGKKLEDIVPSSHNCDVPHVNRTDYQLIDISEDGFVSLLTENGNTKDDLRLPTDDSLLSQIKDGFGEGKDLVVTVMSSMGEEQICALKDVGPK